The proteins below are encoded in one region of Amycolatopsis acidiphila:
- the aceB gene encoding malate synthase A gives MSEAQVLGGSVERGDEILTREALEFLAGLHDNFAARRDELVAARGKRREEAKRTGRLDFLPETKEIREGDWQVAVAPPALQDRRVEITGPTDRKMTINALNSGAKVWLADFEDANTPHWRNVVGGQVNLRDAIRGDITLDSNGKHYELKKDAELATIVVRPRGWHLDERNLTFGGRKGVGALVDFGLYFFHNVRALLANDAGPYFYLPKMESHLEARLWNDVFTWAEKELGIEHGTVRATVLIETIPAAFEMEEILYELREHASGLNAGRWDYLFSIIKYFRDAGEKFVLPDRNSVTMTAPFMRAYTELLVRTCHKRGAFAIGGMAAFIPSKDPEVNENASKKVHADKAREANDGFDGSWVAHPGMVDLCREEFDKVLGDKPNQLDRKREEVQVTADQLLDIASAEGSATAAGLRGAVDVGVQYIASWLGGNGAAGIHNLMEDAATAEISRSQVWQWVQNAVTLDNGETVTRELVKSVLDDVRKELDGQIPNDLLAQAVELFEEVALAEQYVDFLTLAAYERIS, from the coding sequence ATGTCTGAAGCCCAGGTGCTCGGCGGGTCGGTCGAGCGAGGCGACGAGATCCTGACGCGCGAGGCGCTGGAGTTCCTGGCGGGCTTGCACGACAACTTCGCTGCCCGCCGCGACGAGCTGGTCGCTGCCCGTGGCAAGCGTCGCGAGGAGGCCAAGCGGACCGGGCGGCTCGACTTCCTGCCCGAGACCAAGGAGATCCGCGAGGGCGACTGGCAGGTCGCCGTCGCGCCCCCGGCCCTGCAGGACCGCCGCGTCGAGATCACCGGCCCGACCGACCGCAAGATGACGATCAACGCGCTCAACTCCGGCGCGAAGGTGTGGCTCGCCGACTTCGAGGACGCGAACACCCCGCACTGGCGCAACGTGGTCGGCGGCCAGGTCAACCTGCGGGACGCGATCCGGGGCGACATCACGCTCGACAGTAACGGCAAGCACTACGAGCTGAAGAAGGACGCGGAGCTGGCCACCATCGTGGTCCGCCCGCGCGGGTGGCACCTCGACGAGCGCAACCTGACCTTCGGCGGCCGCAAGGGCGTCGGCGCGCTGGTCGACTTCGGCCTGTACTTCTTCCACAACGTGCGTGCGCTGCTGGCGAACGACGCAGGCCCGTACTTCTACCTGCCGAAGATGGAGAGCCACCTCGAGGCGCGCCTCTGGAACGACGTGTTCACCTGGGCGGAGAAGGAGCTGGGCATCGAGCACGGCACCGTCCGCGCCACGGTGCTCATCGAGACGATCCCGGCGGCGTTCGAGATGGAGGAGATCCTCTACGAGCTGCGCGAGCACGCTTCGGGCCTCAACGCCGGCCGCTGGGACTACCTGTTCAGCATCATCAAGTACTTCCGCGACGCGGGCGAGAAGTTCGTGCTGCCCGACCGCAACAGCGTCACGATGACCGCGCCGTTCATGCGCGCCTACACCGAGCTGCTCGTGCGCACCTGCCACAAGCGGGGCGCGTTCGCGATCGGCGGCATGGCCGCGTTCATCCCGAGCAAGGACCCGGAGGTCAACGAGAACGCCTCCAAGAAGGTCCACGCCGACAAGGCCCGCGAGGCGAACGACGGGTTCGACGGCTCGTGGGTGGCGCACCCGGGCATGGTCGACCTGTGCCGCGAGGAGTTCGACAAGGTCCTCGGCGACAAGCCGAACCAGCTCGACCGCAAGCGTGAGGAGGTCCAGGTCACCGCTGACCAGCTGCTCGACATCGCCTCCGCCGAGGGCTCGGCCACCGCGGCCGGCCTGCGCGGGGCCGTCGACGTCGGCGTGCAGTACATCGCGTCCTGGCTGGGCGGCAACGGTGCGGCGGGTATCCACAACCTGATGGAGGACGCCGCGACCGCCGAGATCTCCCGGTCGCAGGTGTGGCAGTGGGTGCAGAACGCCGTCACGCTCGACAACGGCGAGACGGTCACGCGCGAACTCGTCAAGTCGGTGCTCGACGACGTGCGCAAGGAGCTGGACGGGCAGATCCCGAACGACCTGCTGGCCCAGGCCGTCGAGCTGTTCGAGGAGGTCGCGCTCGCCGAGCAGTACGTCGACTTCCTGACCCTGGCCGCCTACGAGCGGATCTCCTGA
- a CDS encoding IclR family transcriptional regulator, with protein sequence MAEEKTGRDGSVQSLRRAFELLERLADTGGEASLSELAATSGLPMPTIHRLIRTLVALGYVRQNTNRRYALGARLIRLGENASMQFGTWARPLLAGLVDEVGETANLAVLERDEVVYVAQVPSKHSMRMFTEVGRRVLPHGTGVGKAILSQLPPDEVRALLERTGMPSFTEHTVTSPDELLRHLAAVAMQGYAVDESEQELGVRCVAAPLTGTPAPAAVSVSGPEGRLTKEAVSRIAPAVQRVAATLSAHLASEDLSA encoded by the coding sequence GTGGCCGAGGAGAAAACAGGCCGGGACGGCAGCGTCCAGTCGCTGCGACGCGCCTTCGAGCTGCTGGAGCGCCTGGCCGACACCGGCGGCGAGGCCAGCTTGTCCGAGCTCGCGGCGACCTCGGGCCTGCCGATGCCCACCATCCACCGGCTGATCCGGACGCTCGTGGCGCTGGGTTATGTGCGCCAGAACACGAACCGCCGCTACGCGCTCGGCGCCCGGCTGATCCGGTTGGGTGAGAACGCGAGCATGCAGTTCGGCACCTGGGCGCGGCCGCTGCTGGCCGGACTGGTCGACGAGGTCGGCGAGACGGCGAACCTGGCCGTGCTCGAGCGCGACGAGGTCGTGTACGTGGCACAGGTGCCGTCGAAGCACTCGATGCGGATGTTCACCGAGGTCGGGCGCCGGGTGCTGCCGCACGGGACGGGCGTGGGCAAGGCGATCCTGTCGCAGCTGCCGCCCGACGAGGTGCGCGCGCTGCTGGAGCGGACCGGGATGCCGTCCTTCACCGAGCACACGGTCACCTCGCCGGACGAGCTGCTCCGGCACCTCGCGGCGGTAGCCATGCAGGGGTACGCGGTGGACGAGAGCGAGCAGGAGCTGGGCGTGCGCTGCGTGGCCGCCCCGCTGACCGGCACGCCCGCGCCCGCCGCGGTGTCGGTGTCCGGCCCGGAGGGGCGCCTGACGAAGGAGGCCGTGTCGCGGATCGCGCCCGCCGTGCAGCGCGTGGCCGCGACGCTTTCGGCGCACCTCGCGAGCGAGGACCTGAGCGCCTAG
- a CDS encoding DUF6986 family protein, which translates to MPGRLTEETFAAADARLSEVDARVAARYPGEPAGRQPVHTVYVPAHRYGPSLLTDWGKQASEIFAERGDELGLDPGIVSRVRRKLAEEPIEDLRIDFEDGYGRPGDEAEDTMAVACGRALASAVRPPFAGIRFKSFEQATRRRGIRTLDLFLGALLEDGSLPDGFVVTLPKVTAVEQVSVAVDVLAALEQVYDLVEGALRFEVQVETPQSIVDASGTVAVPLIIEAAQGRCSGLHYGTYDYSAGLGIAAEYQSMDHPAADFAKALMQVGAAGTGVRLSDGSTNRLPVGGAVLEGWREHLRLVRRSLERGFYQGWDLHPHQLPTRFAATYTFFRDGLPAAAERLHDYAAEAETGVLDEPATAQALATFLCRGLDCGALDEGEMPMERERLDAYARRAG; encoded by the coding sequence GTGCCCGGCCGGCTCACCGAGGAGACCTTCGCCGCGGCCGACGCCCGGCTGTCCGAAGTGGACGCCCGGGTCGCGGCCCGGTACCCCGGTGAGCCGGCCGGCCGGCAACCGGTGCACACGGTGTACGTGCCGGCGCACCGGTACGGCCCCAGCCTGCTCACGGACTGGGGCAAGCAGGCGAGCGAGATCTTCGCCGAGCGCGGGGACGAGCTGGGGCTGGACCCCGGGATCGTCTCGCGGGTGCGGCGCAAGCTCGCCGAGGAGCCGATCGAGGACCTGCGGATCGACTTCGAGGACGGTTACGGCCGGCCCGGTGACGAGGCCGAGGACACGATGGCCGTCGCGTGCGGTCGTGCGCTGGCCTCGGCGGTGCGGCCGCCGTTCGCCGGGATCCGGTTCAAGAGCTTCGAGCAGGCCACCCGGCGGCGCGGGATCCGCACGCTGGACCTGTTCCTCGGCGCATTGCTGGAGGACGGGTCGCTGCCTGACGGGTTCGTGGTCACGCTGCCGAAGGTGACCGCGGTCGAGCAGGTGTCGGTCGCGGTGGACGTCCTCGCGGCGCTGGAGCAGGTGTACGACCTGGTCGAGGGCGCGCTGCGGTTCGAGGTGCAGGTCGAGACCCCGCAGTCCATTGTGGATGCTTCGGGCACGGTCGCGGTACCGTTGATCATCGAGGCCGCGCAGGGCCGGTGCAGCGGTCTGCACTATGGGACCTACGACTACAGCGCGGGCCTGGGGATCGCGGCGGAGTACCAGAGCATGGACCATCCGGCGGCGGACTTCGCGAAGGCGTTGATGCAGGTCGGTGCCGCCGGGACGGGCGTGCGGCTGTCGGACGGCTCGACGAACAGGCTGCCGGTCGGTGGTGCGGTGCTGGAGGGCTGGCGCGAGCACCTGCGCCTGGTGCGTCGTTCGTTGGAGCGTGGTTTCTACCAGGGCTGGGACCTGCACCCGCACCAGTTGCCCACCCGCTTTGCCGCGACATACACGTTTTTCCGCGACGGTCTCCCGGCTGCCGCCGAACGCCTGCACGACTACGCGGCGGAGGCGGAGACCGGCGTCCTGGACGAGCCCGCGACAGCCCAGGCCCTGGCGACCTTCCTGTGCCGGGGTTTGGATTGTGGAGCGCTCGACGAGGGCGAGATGCCGATGGAGCGGGAGCGGTTGGACGCCTACGCCAGGCGGGCGGGGTAG